From Paraburkholderia flava, a single genomic window includes:
- a CDS encoding WbqC family protein, whose product MKLAIMQPYLFPYLGYFQLVAAVDRFVFYDDVNYIKNGWINRNRLLIGDEVRYVTVPLAGASPSLKINEVTVQPRDKWLRKLLESIRHAYSKAPYYARVSELIGDVFGSTATCISTLASRSVVDVAHYLKLDTEFVMSSEPYGNAALKGPQRVLDICAKERADIYLNLPGGKALYEPRVFSEAGIELIFIEPALPPYPQHGTTFCPGLSILDVLMFNGPDEARAMVSTREGRA is encoded by the coding sequence GTGAAGCTCGCGATCATGCAGCCGTACCTGTTTCCGTATCTCGGCTACTTCCAGTTGGTCGCGGCAGTCGATCGCTTCGTGTTCTACGACGACGTCAACTACATCAAGAACGGGTGGATCAATCGCAACCGCCTGCTGATCGGCGATGAAGTGCGCTACGTGACCGTGCCGCTCGCGGGCGCGAGTCCTTCGCTGAAGATCAACGAAGTCACCGTGCAGCCACGCGACAAGTGGTTGCGGAAGCTGCTCGAATCGATTCGTCACGCGTACTCGAAGGCACCGTATTACGCACGCGTGAGTGAGCTGATCGGCGACGTGTTCGGTTCAACCGCGACGTGCATTTCGACGCTCGCGTCGCGTAGCGTCGTCGACGTCGCGCACTATCTGAAACTCGACACCGAATTCGTGATGTCGTCGGAGCCGTACGGCAACGCGGCATTAAAAGGCCCGCAACGTGTGCTCGATATCTGCGCAAAGGAACGTGCCGATATCTACCTGAATCTGCCCGGCGGCAAGGCGTTGTACGAGCCGCGCGTGTTCTCCGAAGCGGGCATCGAATTGATTTTTATCGAGCCTGCCTTGCCGCCTTATCCGCAGCACGGCACCACGTTTTGCCCGGGTCTGTCGATTCTCGATGTGCTGATGTTCAACGGTCCAGACGAGGCCCGCGCGATGGTGTCAACGAGAGAGGGCCGCGCATGA